The Rhododendron vialii isolate Sample 1 chromosome 1a, ASM3025357v1 region GTGAACCAAAAAAAGTCACAAAATCAGCAATCCAAACAGGAAACCAAACGAGAACCACCCTCCTCCCTCATTCTTAATTATCTAGAGAGAGgaatttatttgatttcttcAATTGTTTATGCTTCAATTTTAGTCATTCAAAAACTACTTTAATCCTCCTATTAGGTTCAACTAACCTCGTACATGGTTCAACAATGTTCAGCTCGTCAGACCAAACTGTTCTGTTTTTCTCTACCAAACCTACCCGAAAGCTACTCAAATCGCTGGCTATTTTCTGCTTTGTTCTCTACGTGATGCACGTTTTCTCCAGCAATCTGTGGTGCAACTCATCTCATATCCTGAATAATTACCTGATTGAGTACAATCCTTCCCGGACTTCAAATTCTCTCCCCCCGACGAACGCTTCCCACATTGCTTTCGGGATTGCGAGTTCGTCGGGCACGTGGCGAAACAGGAGATATTACGTCGAATCGTGGTGGCGGCCCAACGTGACGCGAGGATTTCTATTTCTCGATAAAACTCGCAAGGACTTTTTTCCATGGCCGCCCGCCTTGCCGCCTCTTCAACTCTTTGAAGACACCTCTAGGTACATTATATAGGTTGGAAATAATTTAAacttagggaaaatttcaaaatgacacctgaactttgcatcaaatgtcacagagacacctgaaattaagtttatttcaattaaataccTTTACTAACAAAATCCtcaaatttagacacctgagcttaagtttatttcaattaaacacctgtactaacaaaatctccaaatttagacccccgccgttatactccgtccaaaaaattgctgacatggcctctccaacccgtttaagttgcctcattgcacatgtttctaaCAATGGACGATGCACCAAAGCGAAACCCATAAGGAGACTTCAGGTCTAGGGTTGAAGTGAGGGAGATAGTGGAACAATAGGCAGActtctggagagagaaatggagagaaatcaATTAGTTTAAGGTcatttttcctccaaaccattttttttgcccaaacctAGTTCTTTTTTCTGCTCGGCATACTTCTAATGACGGGTTTCGTTTGGGTGCATTGTCCCCtgttggaaacatgtgcaatggggcaacttaaacggCTTGGAGATGCCatatcagcaatttttgggacggagtataACGGCGAGAGTCTAAATTTGGGGAATTTGTTAGTacaagtgtttaattgaaataaacttaagtttagatgtctaaatttggagattttgttagtacatgtgtttaattgaaataaacttaaattcaggtgtctctgtgacatttgatACAAAATTTATgttccattttgaaatttttccataaaattatactctctccgtcccttatttagagtccagtattctattttgggttgttccttaataaatgtccattttaaaaagttagtggataaaaattggtgcattgtctattttgtccctaaaagtatatattccattttgaaaagtaagtgagtaaaagtataataatgATGGATAAGTatagaaagtggaggaaaaagttgatgttaaaggtataataatgatgtatttttaataagttggagttacgaaatatgacacttaaaaagggacagagggagtataagtTCGCCTTTAAAGAGTCTTTAagaaaggaaattaattttagcactccaaaaattgatggaggtactccaaaacgacgtcattttgtgTATCAACACAGTTCAATTTTGAAgtccctccatcaatttttagagtgtcaaaatcacaatcctttAAGAAATTCAATACTAGAATTGCTTATAAATTACAGTTCCCAATCCAACTTAATATCTTTGGTCAtaaaattttggggaaaaaattgaaatggtcactgtagttaagtgtttgtgtcaacttggtccctatagttgtaattggctcgacttacactctgtacttttcattttgttccaatttggtccaattactaaccgcCGTTAGTCTGTTGTTAGTCCTTTTAACAGAAAAATCAAATGGCcctcttttttggggttaaaacagtaatttCTCATTTCCCTCTTGTCCTAATATTAGgagtgtgcacgggtcgggtttgaccccccaaacccgacccgacatGTCGGATAACACATGTTTTAGGCCCGCAAACCGAACCGAAAATGGGTAAGAACTGTCCGCGAGCCGGATTCTTTacgtcgggtcgggtcgggtccgaccaaaaacTGAATTAATCTTTATGAATTGGTCGGGTCGGATCGAGTAAGAAACACACCAACTCGAACCCCGAaccgaaatctgatttttaacagaaaatgaaccCATACCCGTCCAAACCACATGTTCGACCTTGTACGAGACCCTTTGGGTCGAGTCGGGTTCGCGGGTGGACGGATTTTTTTGTACAGGCctacctaatatacctctgaaccaaaacacagttTATTCTTCCATTCTTCATTGATAAGAAAGCACCtaagaagaaatttggttatagtttactgcaaaaagttgccctccaattcagcattttcataaTCAGCCATGAGGTAACATAACCACTGGTATTGTCTACCTGTTCAACTCGTGGACAAATTGTGACTCCCCGTTTTCCAGTGGCCGACGGTACTGCAGGATGACAGGCTGTATTCGGATGGGAGGGgacaagtcatggtttataagaaaagatccaTCCTATTTGTATAAGGCATTTTAAAGCTGTAagggcgggccaaagcgcatagAAACTTCATAGTTAAGTGTGCTCATTCTGGGGTAGTttagggatgggtgacctattGGAAAGTTTATAGGTTTTGGGCGTCCAAAGtagacaatattgtacaaaaatggagcgggtcgttacacaaatactgagatgccttatttttctgcatagtactgaaattgcatatagaaccatgtccaaaagtcacaacatgatatagatccaaaaatcaaaacatgataaagaaccatgtccaaaagtcagaatattacataaactcagtggttgttcggctaaatatgccaagtggcttattttttttgtccttatttaattttttttgcatttgttaattttttggagattttttggagattattgctttgtcatgacgagacgaacctaaaaaaagtaaaaaaataccatcaaaatttaattttttttttgaataaagacgaaaaatttaacttatttttgtctttatttaaaaggactaacggcagttagcaattggaccaaattggaacaaaatagaaaatacatagtgtaaatcgagtcaattacAATTACAGGGatcaaattgacacaaacacttaactacaggaaccatttcattttttttccctaaaatttttcttccataaaaaaaaaagaaaaaaaagaaggcccTTCATCTTCAGTGGTGATTATTTAGGTACGAAGACTACAACAAACACAAAGCCCGACAAGCCATCCGGATGGTGCACATGATTGCCGAGATCTTCAGGGCCGAAAACCAAGGGGTGCGGTGGTACGCCTTTATGGACGACGACACAGTCATTTTCATCGATAATTTGGTGGATGTTCTGTCAAAATACGATCACCAGAAGTACTTTTACATCGGCGCAAATTCGGAGTCGATTGCGTCCAACGTGTTTAACTCGTTCGAAATGGCATTTGGCGGAGGTGGGTATGTGCTGAGTTACCCTCTTGTGGAGGCGTTGGTGAATAATTTAGATGTGTGTATTGAGAGGTATCCGAGTTTGTATGGGAGTGATCATGTGGTACAATCATGCGTTGCTGATTTGGGAGTTTCTCTTACTCTAGAGAAAGGATTTCATCAGGTAATTTAGGacaatgattttcacacttttctATTCGATAATTAcactatttttatcttttagtgaagaaatacaaaaaaaaaaaaaacttcacaaaaagaaaaaaaaaacagagataaTTATTTGGTAGTTCATTTTTGCATTCTCCTTTCCATCGTCTGCACTCTTTTTCTCTTGCTATATATGTCGATTTACTATGCTACCCTTTTAGttgtaaaaaattaaactcATGAAAGGGTAATATACTATTTAACTTACACCAGTTGATGTTAAAAAGAAGTGTGAATATCGAAAAGGGTCCGGCTCCTGcagctcctctccaatccaatGGGTTGGACTGGACGAGATAGTCTAAATTAGGATCATCCATTAATAGATTCAATCGTTTGGATTTTTCATACATTTTTATCAGTAAAAATATACTCTTACCAGTGAAAGTGTAAAATAGTACATTTAAACCGTTGATTATAACAAATGAACGGTCATAATCAGAACTGTCTCTTCCAGTCCAAAATATGGACCGAAGAAAATTCATTTCCTATGGAAAAAAGAGAGTGTTAAATTACAGCCCAAAATCTGATATTGGGTCAGCATTGCAATATGAGGGAAAATCAGCACCATTAAAAAGAGAACAGAATCCTATCCTCATATTGCTTCAATGACTTTTTCATTGCAGATTGACCTACACCACGACATATCCGGTTTCCTATCGTCCCACCCGCAAtcccctctcctctccctcCACCACCTCGATGCCGTCAACCCAATCTACCCCGCCACCGACCGCTACCACTCCCTCAACCACCTCATGAAAGCCGCGACGGCCGACTCATCCCGACTGTTCCAACAAACCATATGCTACTCCAAGCAACAAAACTTGACTTTCTCCATCTCATGGGGCTACTCCGCTCACGCTTACGAGGGCATTCACCCTCCAAGCATCTTGCAGAGACCCATCGAGACGTTTTGGCCGTGGACTAGGTTTGCGAACCCGCCGTACATGTTTAACATGCGGATTCCGTCGCGGGACCCATGTCGAAATCCGCGTGTCTTCTTCTTTGATTCCGTGGAGGAAGTTGCTAGTGGGGACTATATCGTTACGAGCTATAATCAAACGGATATGGACCGGATACGAGCTTGTTCAAAGAGTGAGAATTGGTTCGTGGATTACTTGCACCAGATCAGGGTACTATCCCCGTTGAGGAGATACAATGAGGTGAGTTTGTTTAATTTGATCCAAAGTTGTTTAACATTTCATGCATGTGGTATCACTATCTCCAATACTAGTAAATTAGCAAATTGAGATAGTGACCTTCAGTAAATAGTCGTATCgagtttttctttaataataTTTTGCCGTTTCAAATAGTCGTATGTGCAACTAtattaaatttaatttaatacgGTACCTACTACGTTGTATGTGGGTTTCTTGCACCCGCCGCAACTCCCATAGAAAGTAATAATTTATTGAATAGTGATATCGGTGGACGTTGTATGTCGGTTTTTTATACCCGCTACGACTCGCATAGTAATAATTTACTGAATAGTGATACAAGGGGACGTTGTATGTAGATTTCTTGAGCCTTCCACAACTCACGTAGTAATAATACATTAAATAGTGATACCATTGGTCGACATTGTATGTCGATTAATTTCTCATGCCCACCACAGCTTACGTGGTACTAATCTATAGAATAGTGATACTGGACGTTGTATGTGGGTTTTTTTATTATGCCCACCGCAGCTcatatagtaatattttattgaatagtGATACCTATGGACGTTGTATGCGGATTTCTTATGCCAATCCCAGCTCAAGTAGTAAGAATTCATTGAACAGTGATTTCTTATGGACGTTGTATGTGGTTGAATATTGTGTCCTCTCTTAGAAACGTACCCTAGCCATGGAAACCCTAGCTAGCCGTGGGGATTTTAGTTGgattttaagaaaagaaaaaataataataatgtgtGAATAGGCGCTATCCCTATTGAATATGAGGCTTCCaattagtttttgattatttaaaaaaaacaaatagtttTTGTTTGATACAAGAGACTTCCAGTagtattattttatttcaaaGGGTGCTAATAAGTTTATTTGATTTCAGGCTGGAAACAGAAGAGAATGTTGCGACATAGTACAAGAGGCCGGCATGAATGCCTCAGAGATCAAGCTTAGGCCTTGCATGAAAGATGAATTTCTGGCTTGAAACAATCAACATCAATTGTGTGTCTTACTCGGTCAATTTAGGTAGATTTTGATGGAattatttgattgaaaaaaacaaTTAGAAGTCTAAACTTAGAGCCAAATTTTAACAAAACATGGCTCAACtttcttgtttaatttgtttatttttatttgccAAAAGGTAGAAATGGTCAGCAACATATAATATTTGAATTGTGGCTCCACTTGAGTTTGCTTTTAATAAAGTAATTAAGCGGCGTTTTTATTACCTAACAAACAAATCAGCTCATTGCCCACTCTTGATCAGAATTGGCCTTACCTTAAAAGCGAGGCCTTCTAGACCTTTCAAAAGGAGAGATTTTGCCTTGGCCTCGAATAcgactctctcttttttccggGCCCGCTCTTTCCGACATGGACCCGGTGAAATTGAATTCCCTAAAGTTACGGAGTACCAACGGCTAGACGATAAGATCCCGTGCGCCATGAGATTGTGCACGTTAACTATATAGCTTCACAGTGACAACCTTAATCGAATGTATAGGATCAGTGGGAGGTGGTGACACGCAACGATAGTAAGGACTACACTAAACAAATGTACAccccaaataaaaacaaaatgaatcaACTAGAGTTCGGATAGTTTGCCACCCTAGTACGCTTTCTATTGAGAGGTCAAAAAGACAAATCTTATCCAAGAACTAATTGTCTTCGTCAGTTTATTTTTCCCCGCCGTATAAAACCTATTTCAATTCTTGAGTTGTTATGTATTGGGTTTCATTTAGTCATCTCGTTATTGAAATTCTTTAAACTCATTATATCAACCGCTGGATGATATTATGATTAATATTAATATGTAAGCAAATGGTAACAAAATGGAATTGCCCGTTTCCCCGGTTTTTCCTCCGCAATCCCTCAAAGACTAATTACTTGATACTCATGCAGTATTATGTGGGATATGCTTACGTGATATTCAACACAAAACACGCGTGTTGTGTACGTAACCCACTTGCAAACAAATTTCATTACGGAATTAGTGAGAAGTACGACGTGAAAATGATACTGGTACACCGGAGCATTGAATAATCACTCGCCTCTCAAGTGGCGGAGCTAGAACATGCAGCACAAATTAAGACAATCTACAACAATACGTACAATACCCACTTACTCTCATGAAAGAGAAGATTAGATTGATGCTGGAGTGTGAGCCTACTAATGATAAAGTAGAGCCAAATCTTCCGTCCCACTCTAAATATCCCTTACGGAAattcttacatttaaaaaaaaacatatttctacatatttttatttttattttcttacatcAAATTAAAATGCTCATTGATTACTTTAATTTGAtgtaagaaatttaaaaaaaaaatttaatgtctagaaatatattttttgggtttgagatTGTACAAATTTCCGCAAGGAATATTTAAAGTGGGACAGCGgaagagttttttgttttttttttgctttggaaACTCAAGTCTATTCAAAATAATAGGACGAATAGGATATCTTAGCCGGGCAACTAAGTTCTCATTTGTTGCAGCGGTTGCCTGGCCGCCAACCTCCTGATGTAGCCTATAGGAGTAAGATCGATCGAGTTTTCAATGGTATACAAGATTTGGGGTTTGTGGTGCCAACCTAATTGTGATGACTTTTTCCTTGTGGCGTCCAACTCTTGCTCTCTATGGTACTTGCACTTTGTAGTACttaataaaatgtaaaaaaaaaaaaccacaccgGCTGGCCTTCCTCCCTAGGGCATGAACCACGAAGCCTAACAAGGTTAACCTTAGGTTGACAAGTAGCCTAGGTGAGCCACTTCTATCTCACATATATTGGCTTGGGACTCCCATTCAATGTGAGACTCTCTTAGGCAGAATTTCACCATCTCCCCAGTTTATGATCGCAATGTCCTTGATGCACCCCATGGTCCAACAACTTTCACACACCATTTTCAGGCCCAGCACCAAAGAACATTTTTTTCATGGGACTTGCCCGCACTTCTAATACCACCTGTAACAACAACCAACAGTCCGACTGACCTTGTCCTCCCTTAGAGCTGAACCACGCTGCCTCACAAGGTTAATCTCAGGTTTACAAGTAGCCTAGGTGAGTCACTTATATCCCATACTGGCATGGCACTCCCATCCAATGTGGGACTCTCTTAGGAGGGATTTCGCATAAATTTCCTTCtttgctgtttaaaaaaaaaaaaaacccaagtgtTGGTCCAAAAGCAACCTTTGGGCTAACACCAAGTTCTCGTATGGGGGAAAACAAGGGAGGAAGCTTTGGGGCATAAATGTAGTCAATCCTAGCTAGGAAGACTAATTGGGATAACCGTTATGGAAACGAAAGCTACAACCAAGATAACATaccaatttgatttttggaaagATAGAGTGGCATGATTGAAAAGGGTGTCCCCTAATGAAAAGCACTATTAAGGAATGCGTATTATGTTTACGCGAATGGTAAATGAGCAGAATTTTGTCGTGCCCACTGACACAGCAACAACTATTCGGAGAGGGAACCATTCGCTCGTGCTCGCCTGCTTATGATCTTCTGCGTTTTTCTACTTTCTTCGTGTTGTTGTCTTGCTCGTTAGCTACTAACATTTGACTATTTTATCTTCACCTCTAAAATCTTATACTACTACTCAAACCCTACTTTTACTCTTGTAttgtcagttctcatagagGGGTAATTTAGTCTTCTCTCATGAGATTGTTgaagaaaccctagaattttCAAGGTCAGAGAATTAATTAGAATACGGTGATCAAACGGGATAATTAATCAAAACAAGGATTGCAATATGGATTAAAGGTAAATTTAGCATCAATGAATATAACACAGTGGAGAATTGAAGAGGTGCTTAAATGGGATTCAGAAGACCAAAATACGAGTGTGCCATGTGATGTTTTCGGTTTTCTTTTCTGATTGTTTAGGTGAGATCCTCATTCAACTCTCTGGTtggatgttttctttttattttctctgcGGATcataatttatgttttttttttaacagcataAATGTTAGGTTACGGGTGCAAACATATTTGATGCTTTTCGCAATCCTTatcttctcgatgtacccttattgagttttggttaaaCTTTCTCGTTttcagattaaaaaaagaaagaaagaaagaaagaagaagaagaaggccaTCACTACCACCCCACGGTAATTTCTTTTGAAGGTTTTTCATGGTACTGCTACTAATGGATCACAAATAGTTACTTTtgccaataaataaaaaataaaaagatcacAAATAGAACTGTGTGCGCGCGTATATTTCCAAGGAAAAGAATTCTACGAAAACCATCCAATTCTCTCCCAAACAGCATGCAATAAGTTCCAAATAAAGGATATTTGCCCTTCTTTAATTTAAATTAAGGATTGaacaaattaataaattaatAGCAAACAACATGATTAAATTGtcaaatcctagaagtacatATACTGGACAAGTACTTACGGCAAAAGGAAAGGATCGAAGTCTCACAAAAGTAATATGTGATCGGATGGAGCTTTCCTTCTTTTGCTTGATTATATATTCTtcacagaaagtctacacacacatacaatctgtgcacagattgtgcacaaattttgttgtggggcccaccacgggtcccacacaaatcatccgaaccgttcattaaatgtaaaatgttttttcaagggttcccgtaaaaaataatctcaatccgatacctatagatactcgattcaatcgtataacttttcattatccgaaaatctgaatgaaaagttagatggttggatgaagcacatataggtattggattaagcttattttttacggggacccttgaaaaaatattttacatttaatgaacggcttggatgatttgtgtgggacccgtggtggactccacaacaaaatctgtgcacaatctgtgcacagaaatctgtgtggatagcacaGCTCTATTCTTCATGTAATTGTATATATGTCTGTGTCGATTTGGGTAGATATCCCACAATATTAATCCGTAACACATGAGAGAGAAAAAGCACCGTGAATTAGAGGAACTTCCTCATACCGGTTGCTGCTGCAGACGAGTGATCTTGACTAGGCTCGTGCCCTAACCTAAGCTCAAGATCCAAATTATCTTCCCCCATAGCCGCCTGTTCCTGGCCAGTCGACAATGGAAAAAACCCTTTCCCACCACTCTCTTGATGATTTTCACCATGCGTCGTTGTGGGAAACGACGGAAGATGTTGGAGTACTTGTCCAAAATGGGCATTACTAGTACTTTGATCATGCCTTAACATTGTTGGAGTGGCATGATCCATACTTTCTTGATCAGTAAAAATCCAAGGCAGGTTTTTAGGTTGAAtattaggaggaggaggaggaggagtcgtGGTGGAGCTGGAAGATTGTTTGAGCTTGGCCTTGTCTTTCCTGTGGATGTTCATGTGGCCTCCAAGTGCTTGTGCATTAGAAAAACCTCTCTTGCAAAAAGTGCACTCATATGACCTAACTTGGCCCAATATTTGACCCCCCTGCTGCAGCTGATCATCATCACCATGTGTGGTATAGGAGATTATCACTACTTGGTCCGAGTTTTCTTGGGATGGACGGTTTGTCTCCATTGTTGTGaatcttggagagagagagagagagagagagagagagagagagaggggtggtcAACTGAATGATGGCGATGATGTTTATATGGAGATGGAAGTCGGCCTGCagctagtttttcttttttttaattttgggtcTGAACTTTAGTTTAAATTAATGTTTTTTGATAATATAGCATGGTGGGACAATGACTAAAGTAGCCTTTAGAATCCATTTTTAACCGGCTATTACAAGTTAAAATAAATACGACAAAAAGTGGGTTACGGGTAATTTCGtcttgttttcaaaaaacaaattaagtgaTAGATTCTCCGAATCAATTGGTCCATTAGACTGCATACCGagttgttaaaaaaagaaagacaagaaTTCCAATTGtaccggatcaaaaaaaaaaaagaattccaaTTGTACATTGATACGTGAATATTGTATCAGCAGAGAGAAAATCTTGATTTGCGTACCTAGCTAGCTACGACAATGGTTGAATATATTAGTAGAACACAAAGGGTGTCCACCAAGTCTTATTTGCGATTGGTAAAACACCATAAATGATGATGTCACCCTTGGGCTGAatccaaggacggaaccaggattttaccctagcagtggcgaaatgtatactaaaaaaatttagcggtggcgagactatataagttgggcataaaattttttttacatataataattgcattttttaaaattcctgTCGTGGTAGTCGCCGCTACTAGACCTCCCATGATTCCATCCTTGGCTGAATCTTTTTTTAAGATCAAGGCTAACCTTATAATTTAAGGGGCCATAATCTTAATATCTTAATAATCATCGGGCTAGTTCATACAGAATTTTGCTCGGACTTTTATTGGACCCTGCAagtgaaaagtaaaattttgatcCCTCGTTATTAATCGAAGTACACTTTAATTAGGTGGCCTGGACACCTAAGTAGAAGAAAGCGATAGCATTTTAGTCCTCATCACCATTCATGCTGCATGGCATTTAGAAACACGTATAacactgtgtttggtttgcaattttgagatttatttttgagataaaaaagttctatagatttgcgtattttttcgtctttagtaaatttttttcatattttaacaaactcttttactttttgaatagagagGTATACTATGTACATccaatcaataaaaaatttgacaaaaaatactaaagacaaaaaaacacgGATGAAGAAACAGtcaaaatttttgaagagaTTATTTCTGAGGAAAAAACCAAACTATAAAGTTTAAAACCTTGCCTTTTTCAAATTGTAGTCACTTTTAGCTAGCTTGCAGCATCACCAAAAGTGCATACAcaaatatgtatttatataacATCAACAAAAGCCACCCTATACTATGGCATACGCGGACAGAATGTTTACTCAAAAACAATGTTTTTGCCAACGACTACAGAATCTATGATGTCTTACAAGTGGTGACTTTTCTATCCCGTAAAAAACACGGTTTCCTAAATTAGAAAGGTTCCAGATTATAATAAGACATTCGACACCGCGTAACGCATCTCAATTAGGTTGGCATCCTTTTTAGAGGAAAAATGAAGAATCAATCCaccaaacaaattaataagcCGACAGTCAGTGTCATGCACCCATATATACAAAACAAGAAAGCCAGAAGGAAAACAGCAAAAGTTCCCAAAACTGTTGGTAATTAAGGCACCACCAATTTTCGGGTAGTTTTCAATTTGCTTGGTTTACCGATTCTTAGGCCCATTGGCCAGTTATGTTTCATCGATCTCACTCCGGCCTTGGTCTCCTGCCGGCCTTTTATTCCAGTTGTCTCATAAAATCCCTTTCATTCTCGGCGGTGTGATACATACACCTCCACGTAGTTTTCAACAATCCACAAAGCTAAACATTTTGATGGGGCGGCACACCCCATAAAGAAGTATTTTTAGTGCATGGCAATACAACCAATGCAGCGTCACCAGCTAATTAAAAAAGATCGTGAATGGGTTTGACAGATTTTTATTGTTTCGCACTAGCGTAATCACCTATGTTTTCGAGGCAAAAAAGTATATGGAAATACCGGCATGTGATATCCTCAGATAAAGGTCCTTGTTCAGCTAAATAAAttaactggcttattttttttgtcattattcaaatttttttcgtatttgctagtttttcgtcaattttttagagattattgcatcgtcatgacgagagaaatctaaaaagtaaaaaattattatccaaatccaattttttttaataaagacaaaaaaatttgcttattggtttatttttgtttttattcaaaaaaaataggtttcgattgtaattttttactttttagattcctcttgtcatgacgatgcaataatccctaaaaaatgacaaaaaactaacaaatacgaaaaaaaattgaataacgataaaaaaaataagccagtcgatttatttagccgaacggggccAAAGAGTTGTTGGAAAAATATGCcttacaatttttatttttttttgacaatattatatatatcatTGAGAATTAGCGAAAAATTAGTGTGTTAACAACCAAGAAGATTCGATGTCTTCGAACCCGGACCTCTCTCTTACAAGGCAAGGGGTACAATCAGATGggataagagcatctccaatgcaccttccattcctctatttctccatttgagaggatcattTCTGGAGAAAATACCATTCCAgtccatcctctattttctcctccatttgagaggatcaagtttgatactccaaatatggaggatggagaaaaaaatgga contains the following coding sequences:
- the LOC131331861 gene encoding uncharacterized protein LOC131331861, which produces MFSSSDQTVLFFSTKPTRKLLKSLAIFCFVLYVMHVFSSNLWCNSSHILNNYLIEYNPSRTSNSLPPTNASHIAFGIASSSGTWRNRRYYVESWWRPNVTRGFLFLDKTRKDFFPWPPALPPLQLFEDTSRYEDYNKHKARQAIRMVHMIAEIFRAENQGVRWYAFMDDDTVIFIDNLVDVLSKYDHQKYFYIGANSESIASNVFNSFEMAFGGGGYVLSYPLVEALVNNLDVCIERYPSLYGSDHVVQSCVADLGVSLTLEKGFHQIDLHHDISGFLSSHPQSPLLSLHHLDAVNPIYPATDRYHSLNHLMKAATADSSRLFQQTICYSKQQNLTFSISWGYSAHAYEGIHPPSILQRPIETFWPWTRFANPPYMFNMRIPSRDPCRNPRVFFFDSVEEVASGDYIVTSYNQTDMDRIRACSKSENWFVDYLHQIRVLSPLRRYNEAGNRRECCDIVQEAGMNASEIKLRPCMKDEFLA
- the LOC131331870 gene encoding zinc finger protein 11-like, which codes for METNRPSQENSDQVVIISYTTHGDDDQLQQGGQILGQVRSYECTFCKRGFSNAQALGGHMNIHRKDKAKLKQSSSSTTTPPPPPPNIQPKNLPWIFTDQESMDHATPTMLRHDQSTSNAHFGQVLQHLPSFPTTTHGENHQESGGKGFFPLSTGQEQAAMGEDNLDLELRLGHEPSQDHSSAAATGMRKFL